One genomic region from Labeo rohita strain BAU-BD-2019 chromosome 7, IGBB_LRoh.1.0, whole genome shotgun sequence encodes:
- the rcor2 gene encoding REST corepressor 2, whose amino-acid sequence MPSVMERSGSGVLSRSRAKTVTNGNSQHSEEESSDEEHTHDSMIRVGGDYQAQIPEFKPDCASRYSDSDQRSMLVWSPNSQVSDAMLDEYILMAKEKHGYNMEQALGMLLWHKHDVEKSLADLANFTPFPDEWTVEDKVLFEQAFSFHGKSFHRIQQMLPDKLISSLVKYYYSWKKTRTRTSVMDRQARKLLSKREKDESNDEIEEGDPGSDSDFEINAKKEAAKQNSGNGGGSEKGPSRSGPTRKENQGAQYRHHPLRARRRPPKGMHLEQEDIVALSASTDSGAVSLRQLDTQLVSLKRQVQSIKQTNSVLKNNLGDGIEGLRPSEPTKKINSRWTTEEQLLAVQAVRRYGKDFAAIADVIGNKTVAQVSSFFVSYRRRFNLEEVLREWQAEQEVVQGSSVRTVNMELNGSAGAEDDEVKMDGISPPHSDSPLPSSDISVAGNPNSTQSSPPLTQPPPLLRPAPPSAPPSLLRQPPPLQTRPLQNRTPHNHPPPPLIRPAVAPSLHQGALRNSLSSSSGSAGQLPPSLVGLKVESPQSH is encoded by the exons ATGCCATCAGTGATGGAGCGATCAGGGTCTGGTGTGCTGTCCCGAAGCAGGGCCAAAACAGTCACGAATGGGAACAGCCAGCACTCTGAGGAAGAGAGCAGTGATGAGGAACACACACATG ACAGTATGATCCGCGTTGGTGGGGACTACCAGGCACAGATCCCAGAGTTCAAACCAG ACTGTGCATCCCGCTACAGTGACAGTGACCAGAGGAGCATGCTGGTCTGGTCACCGAACAGCCAAGTGTCCGATGCCATGT TGGATGAATATATTCTGATGGCCAAAGAGAAGCACGGATACAACATGGAACAG GCTCTTGGCATGCTTCTGTGGCACAAGCATGATGTGGAGAAGTCACTGGCTGACCTGGCCAACTTCACTCCCTTTCCTGATGAGTGGACCGTGGAAGACAAAGTTCTGTTCGAACAGGCTTTCAGCTTTCATGGCAAGAGCTTCCATCGCATCCAACAGATG ctTCCAGACAAACTGATCTCAAGCCTGGTGAAATACTACTACTCTTGGAAGAAAACCAGAACCCGGACCAGCGTCATGGACCGTCAAGCACGCAAGCTCCTTAGCAAAAGAGAAAAGGATGAGAG TAATGATGAGATTGAGGAAGGCGATCCAGGCAGTGACAGTGACTTTGAGATCAACGCCAAGAAAGAG GCGGCAAAGCAGAACTCTGGAAATGGAGGAGGGAGTGAGAAAGGTCCAAGCAGGTCTGGTCCGACTCGGAAGGAGAACCAGGGCGCGCAGTACCGACACCACCCTCTTCGGGCTCGCCGCAGGCCTCCTAAAGGCATGCACCTGGAACAAGAGGACATTGTTGCTCTCTCAGCGTCCACTGATTCAGGAGCTGTTTCTCTCAGACAGCTGGACACACAGTTAGTGTCACTAAAGAGACAG gtccaaagtATTAAGCAAACCAACAGTGTTCTCAAGAACAACTTAGGCGATGGAATTGAAGGCTTGAGACCATCAGAG CCAACCAAAAAAATCAACTCTCGATGGACAACGGAGGAGCAACTCCTGGCTGTTCAAG CTGTCAGGCGATACGGCAAAGACTTTGCAGCCATAGCGGATGTGATTGGCAATAAGACGGTGGCGCAGGTCAGCTCATTCTTCGTCAGCTATCGGAGGCGCTTCAATCTTGAGGAGGTGCTACGTGAatggcaggcagaacaggaagtgGTGCAAGGGAGCAGCGTGAGAACCGTGAACATGGAGCTGAACGGCTCGGCAGGAGCGGAAGATGATGAG GTTAAGATGGATGGCATCTCTCCGCCTCATTCTGACAGTCCACTGCCCTCTTCTGATATAAGTGTGGCTGGGAACCCCAACTCCACCCAGTCCTCCCCACCCCTCACTCAGCCTCCACCCTTACTGCGCCCTGCACCCCCCTCAGCACCCCCCAGCCTGCTGCGCCAGCCTCCTCCGCTACAGACGCGACCTCTACAAAACCGGACGCCCCACAATCACCCTCCCCCTCCGCTCATCAGACCCGCAGTTGCACCGTCGCTCCACCAGGGGGCACTGAGGAACTCCTTAAGTTCCTCCTCTGGCTCTGCTGGACAGCTGCCTCCCTCACTGGTGGGGCTGAAGGTGGAATCCCCCCAGTCACACTGA